A window of Streptomyces sp. DG1A-41 contains these coding sequences:
- a CDS encoding zf-HC2 domain-containing protein, which yields MDGELGHDARERVLAHVATCPKCKAEVDAQRRLKNVFAEAAPPPPSESFLARLQGLPAGGGPDGDVAPPGGGMLPGGLSGRFGSSGAFGARRGDRFEFGYVPARPHVPLLPSSAGDRSLPSGERGLSSDDRGLPAGSRGFRIHDVGRHEPERSSSRLRFAFAAAGAVSLAAIALGGVTTGTPADTEARGGFGTGSNVTPMRTQGAGAATQPESQRRRNMAPLLGQVHGQSVLGRTPVAPTEISAPLLPGVPHSAAGQHAVHALAAPVMAGAAAMSPLIRPIEAAPPAALTSWSTVPEIAAPLLAVPLPDTTSSPSPPASSRTAR from the coding sequence GGAGAGCTCGGTCATGACGCGCGTGAGCGCGTACTGGCGCATGTGGCCACCTGCCCGAAGTGCAAGGCGGAGGTGGACGCCCAGCGCCGGCTGAAGAACGTCTTCGCGGAGGCGGCCCCGCCGCCCCCCTCAGAGAGCTTCCTGGCCCGCTTGCAGGGACTACCCGCGGGTGGCGGCCCGGACGGTGATGTCGCACCGCCGGGCGGGGGAATGCTGCCCGGCGGACTGTCCGGACGGTTCGGATCGTCCGGGGCCTTCGGAGCCAGGCGCGGCGACCGGTTCGAGTTCGGGTACGTCCCGGCCCGGCCGCACGTGCCCCTGCTGCCGTCCTCCGCGGGGGACCGCAGCCTCCCCTCGGGCGAGCGAGGCCTGTCGTCCGACGACCGGGGCCTTCCCGCGGGCAGCCGGGGCTTCCGTATTCACGACGTCGGTCGGCACGAGCCCGAGAGATCCTCCTCGCGGCTGCGGTTCGCCTTCGCGGCCGCCGGAGCCGTGTCCCTGGCCGCGATCGCGCTGGGCGGCGTCACCACCGGCACCCCGGCCGACACGGAGGCCCGCGGCGGCTTCGGCACCGGGAGCAACGTGACACCGATGCGCACGCAGGGCGCGGGCGCCGCGACACAGCCCGAATCCCAGCGGCGCCGCAATATGGCGCCGTTGCTCGGGCAGGTGCACGGCCAGAGTGTGCTCGGCCGCACTCCGGTCGCCCCGACCGAAATCTCCGCACCCCTGCTGCCGGGGGTGCCGCATTCCGCCGCAGGGCAGCACGCCGTGCACGCGCTGGCCGCCCCGGTGATGGCCGGTGCCGCCGCCATGTCCCCGCTGATACGTCCGATCGAGGCGGCCCCGCCGGCCGCCCTGACCTCGTGGTCCACGGTCCCCGAGATCGCGGCGCCCCTGCTCGCCGTTCCCCTCCCGGACACGACCTCGTCCCCCTCTCCTCCCGCCTCCTCCCGTACGGCCCGCTGA
- a CDS encoding trypsin-like peptidase domain-containing protein: MNEGKPTKAKWWSRPRPQGLPGGPESTGWAPGDVADSDGDFELARPAVRQAGDGGDYELRRPEAAPADGEPAGVPEVPAGAAEDGAPAASAVPAQGGPAGSAAETGNATSAVPVDGAPRPLHDPDPYSTPPYGEPGPWAPAPPVQHPAGTPAHGMVTADRSAIPGTPVPPPAGTPAASPGIPGPAAPVPLPSAPAPVPPAAVHADTQPPAPDPWQRYDPWAAPVAPGGHGPLQQHGAGVLSTEQRRRRGRKALAGAAVLLALVSGGVGGAIGTYLERNGGVGTVELPQAGKEPAGRDADSVAGIAGRALPSVVTLHVSGSGEQGTGTGFVLDTQGHILTNNHVVQPAGSAGEITVTFNGGETAEAELVGRDSGYDLAVVKVKGVRGLTPLPLGNSDNVQVGDPVVAIGAPFDLAGTVTSGIISAKQRPITAGGEKGDGSDVSYVDALQTDAPINPGNSGGPLLDAKARVIGINSAIRSADSGSEPDGGQSGSIGLGFAIPINQGKRIAEELINTGKATHPVIGITLDMEYTGDGARVAAQGREGGPPVTAGGPGAKAGIKAGDVITEVDGQRVHSGEELIVKTRAHRPGDRLDLTVERAGKERTVSLVLGSSGGS; encoded by the coding sequence ATGAACGAGGGGAAGCCCACGAAGGCCAAGTGGTGGAGCCGTCCTCGGCCGCAGGGCCTTCCGGGGGGGCCGGAGAGTACGGGGTGGGCCCCGGGGGACGTGGCTGACAGCGACGGCGACTTCGAGCTGGCCCGGCCTGCCGTGCGGCAGGCCGGGGACGGCGGCGACTACGAGTTGAGGCGCCCCGAGGCCGCACCGGCCGACGGCGAGCCCGCCGGGGTGCCCGAGGTGCCTGCCGGGGCTGCCGAGGACGGCGCTCCCGCCGCGTCCGCCGTGCCGGCCCAGGGCGGGCCTGCCGGGAGCGCCGCGGAGACCGGGAACGCGACCTCCGCCGTGCCGGTGGATGGCGCCCCCAGGCCCCTGCACGATCCCGATCCGTACAGCACGCCGCCCTACGGCGAACCCGGCCCCTGGGCGCCCGCGCCGCCGGTGCAGCATCCGGCGGGGACTCCGGCGCACGGCATGGTGACAGCGGACCGGTCGGCCATACCCGGCACGCCCGTTCCGCCGCCTGCCGGGACACCGGCGGCGTCTCCCGGCATCCCCGGACCGGCCGCGCCCGTGCCGCTCCCCAGCGCCCCCGCGCCGGTGCCCCCTGCGGCTGTCCACGCCGACACCCAGCCCCCGGCCCCGGACCCCTGGCAGCGCTACGACCCCTGGGCAGCTCCCGTGGCCCCCGGCGGCCATGGCCCGCTCCAGCAGCACGGCGCCGGGGTGCTCAGCACGGAACAGCGGCGTCGGCGGGGCCGTAAGGCGCTGGCCGGTGCTGCCGTGCTGCTCGCGCTCGTGTCCGGGGGCGTCGGCGGCGCCATAGGGACGTATCTGGAGCGGAACGGCGGCGTCGGGACCGTCGAGCTGCCGCAGGCCGGGAAGGAGCCCGCCGGGCGGGACGCGGACAGTGTGGCCGGGATCGCCGGGCGGGCCCTGCCCAGCGTGGTCACCCTGCACGTGAGCGGCTCCGGCGAACAGGGCACGGGCACCGGCTTCGTGCTCGACACCCAAGGGCACATCCTCACCAACAACCACGTCGTGCAGCCCGCCGGATCCGCCGGCGAGATCACGGTGACCTTCAACGGCGGTGAGACGGCCGAGGCCGAGCTCGTCGGCCGGGACAGCGGCTACGACCTCGCCGTCGTGAAGGTGAAGGGTGTGCGCGGACTCACCCCGCTGCCCCTCGGCAACTCGGACAACGTGCAGGTCGGCGACCCGGTCGTGGCCATCGGCGCGCCCTTCGACCTGGCCGGCACCGTGACCTCCGGCATCATCAGTGCCAAGCAGCGGCCCATCACGGCGGGCGGCGAGAAGGGCGACGGCAGCGACGTGTCGTACGTCGACGCGCTCCAGACCGACGCGCCCATCAACCCGGGCAACTCCGGCGGGCCCCTGCTCGACGCCAAGGCCCGTGTCATCGGCATCAACTCGGCCATCCGGTCGGCGGACAGCGGCTCCGAGCCGGACGGCGGCCAGTCCGGCTCGATAGGCCTCGGCTTCGCCATACCCATCAACCAGGGCAAGCGCATCGCCGAGGAACTGATCAACACCGGGAAGGCGACCCACCCCGTGATCGGCATCACGCTCGACATGGAGTACACGGGCGACGGCGCCCGCGTCGCCGCCCAGGGCCGCGAGGGAGGACCGCCGGTGACCGCGGGCGGCCCGGGCGCCAAGGCCGGGATCAAGGCGGGCGACGTCATCACGGAGGTCGACGGGCAGCGCGTCCACTCCGGCGAGGAGCTGATCGTCAAGACCCGTGCCCACCGTCCCGGCGACCGGCTGGACCTGACCGTGGAGCGCGCCGGCAAGGAGCGGACGGTGTCGCTCGTCCTCGGGTCCTCCGGCGGCAGCTGA
- a CDS encoding sec-independent translocase, with product MFNDIGPLELVTIIVLAVLVFGPDKLPKVIQDVTRTIRKIREFSESAKHDIREELGPEFKDFEFEDLNPKTFIRKQLDNEDLGLKEIRNGFDLKKEMAEVTDAVHGRDSDTSSSSSSGSSGGRIDMTKKPEIPDRDDRPPFDADAT from the coding sequence GTGTTCAATGACATAGGACCACTCGAGCTGGTGACGATCATCGTCCTTGCCGTGCTCGTCTTCGGTCCGGACAAGCTCCCCAAGGTCATCCAGGACGTGACGCGCACGATCCGGAAGATCCGTGAGTTCTCGGAGAGCGCCAAGCACGACATCCGGGAGGAACTCGGCCCGGAGTTCAAGGACTTCGAGTTCGAGGACCTCAACCCCAAGACGTTCATCCGCAAGCAGCTGGACAACGAGGACCTGGGGCTCAAGGAAATCCGCAACGGCTTCGACCTGAAGAAGGAGATGGCCGAGGTCACCGACGCCGTCCACGGCCGTGACTCCGACACGTCCTCCTCGTCGTCCTCCGGCTCGTCCGGCGGCCGTATCGACATGACGAAGAAGCCCGAGATCCCCGACCGGGACGACCGGCCGCCCTTCGACGCGGACGCCACCTGA